The following proteins are co-located in the Solanum pennellii chromosome 1, SPENNV200 genome:
- the LOC107020209 gene encoding uncharacterized protein LOC107020209 encodes MRSLEISRLKRDLVASEEVVHYQKGELKRHKEKFEKERSCWMHQLEECKRKISHYVDIEEEQRKLIIERATLRHQLEVAEGRESLLRNNLGDHQALLNDCHLNMGRARLKVHQLAEQTSYVIKNQRRMNDQEVADQERTIVSHLPKVPISEPFFPPGYGPFDNCGVGPSMTRPQGMPFRNNPTVTTATPVYTLPQPTVMQRAAQEGQFTTHLQQ; translated from the exons ATGCGGAGTCTTGAGATCTCTCGATTGAAGAGAGACCTAGTGGCATCCGAAGAGGTCGTGCACTATCAAAAGGGAGAACTTAAGCGCCATAAGGAAAAATTCGAGAAAGAAAGATCGTGTTGGATGCATCAGTTAGAAGAATGTAAGAGAAAAATCAGTCATTATGTTGATATCGAAGAGGAGCAAAGAAAATTGATCATCGAGAGAGCAACACTTCGCCATCAACTTGAAGTAGCAGAAGGGCGAGAGTCCCTCTTGAGGAATAATCTGGGTGATCATCAGGCTTTGTTAAATGACTGTCATCTAAACATGGGAAGGGCTAGACTTAAAGTTCATCAACTGGCAGAGCAAACCTCCTATGTTATTAAAAATCAGCGCCGTATGAATGATCAAGAAGTCGCTGATCAAGAACGGACCATTGTTTCCCATCTGCCGAAG GTCCCAATATCAGAACCTTTCTTCCCTCCAGGGTATGGTCCATTTGATAATTGTGGGGTCGGGCCATCAATGACACGTCCTCAAGGCATGCCATTCAGGAATAATCCCACTGTCACAACAGCTACACCGGTCTATACACTCCCACAACCGACTGTGATGCAAAGAGCAGCTCAAGAGGGACAGTTCACCACTCATCTGCAGCAGTAG
- the LOC107020230 gene encoding uncharacterized protein LOC107020230, with protein MVESGLKTGRIVSQTAIKATTQAIQGGSTSFGNRKRKEEVISLASGSRGAQRKSNCPYTSVQRQLSYPQHYYPYAPQYPVSPSPYTVLNAQSYVHPPKRPHFRAPSQGNFRPQRPPYQVSYNSPLMQNYAQDQAQRKKFTPLGESYSSLFQKLRKIGAIECIPPYRLNPNAPSFQANERCEYHSGVPGNNTDNCWTLKGAIEKLIEHGVVVVTDDQNTPNVNYNPLPAENNLVGMVCDDQKYKLLSKMGKLFRKIGEKDKSMKSLEPVASLSVEGVNLDTKVLCVPGVPKGIEVRAAMPNGLTKLKEPIFVKPVQHLPVIDSKAVPWNYNKTAVVYGKEIVEEVDEAGGLTRSGRCYSPEELRKGKMTENIQVPLKKAVTEEENIEFLKKHNVLNEAHVPKETTVNQLENMTKRVFESNAITFTNDEFPKKGAEHNKALHLTVTCEGYYVMRVMIDGGSGVDICPLSTLQSLKVNSDRIRPSNIFMRAYDGSRRDTIGEIKLNMTIGPVVFMIVFQEISVHGEDDSPIYRDPSVPYIEAKEGCDSVVYQSFEVVGDKST; from the exons ATGGTCGAAAGTGGTCTCAAAACAGGAAGGATCGTGAGCCAGACAGCAATCAAAGCTACCACACAGGCCATTCAAGGTGGTTCAACAAGTTTTGGAAATCGTAAAAGGAAAGAGGAAGTTATTTCACTGGCATCAGGGTCAAGGGGAGCTCAGAGAAAGTCTAATTGCCCTTACACATCAGTTCAGAGACAACTTAGCTATCCTCAGCATTACTACCCTTATGCCCCTCAATATCCAGTATCTCCATCTCCATACACGGTCTTAAATGCTCAGTCATATGTGCATCCTCCCAAGCGCCCACATTTTCGGGCCCCATCTCAAGGAAACTTTCGCCCACAACGGCCACCGTATCAGGTCTCTTACAACTCTCCTCTTATGCAGAATTATGCTCAAGATCAAGCACAGAGAAAGAAATTCACTCCATTAGGAGAGTCGTACTCCAGCTTGTTTCAAAAGTTAAGAAAGATAGGAGCGATTGAGTGTATCCCACCATATCGTCTGAATCCAAATGCTCCAAGTTTCCAAGCCAATGAAAGATGTGAATACCATTCAGGAGTCCCAGGAAACAACACTGATAATTGTTGGACCTTGAAGGGAGCAATAGAGAAGCTGATCGAGCATGGAGTTGTTGTTGTGACAGATGATCAAAACACTCCAAATGTGAACTATAACCCACTTCCAGCTGAAAACAACTTAGTGGGTATGGTTTGTGATGACCAAAAGTACAAACTCCTCAGCAAAATGGGAAAGTTGTTTAGGAAGATCGGAGAAAAAGACAAGTCAATGAAGAGTTTAGAACCAGTTGCATCTCTGAGTGTGGAAGGTGTCAATCTTGACACCAAAGTCTTGTGCGTCCCGGGGGTTCCAAAGGGGATTGAAGTTCGAGCAGCTATGCCAAA TGGCTTGACCAAGTTGAAAGAGCCTATTTTTGTTAAGCCCGTTCAACATCTTCCAGTAATTGATTCAAAGGCTGTCCCTTGGAACTATAACAAAACCGCAGTAGTTTATGGAAAGGAGATTGTCGAAGAAGTTGATGAAGCGGGGGGTTTGACACGCTCTGGAAGATGTTATTCTCCAGAAGaattaagaaaaggaaagatGACTGAAAATATCCAAGTACCACTAAAGAAAGCAGTtactgaagaagaaaatatagaatttcTAAAAAAGCATAAC GTTTTGAATGAAGCACATGTGCCAAAAGAGACCACAGTAAATCAGTTGGAGAATATGACCAAGCGCGTCTTCGAGTCAAACGCCATCACTTTCACTAATGATGAGTTTCCCAAGAAGGGAGCTGAACACAACAAAGCTTTGCATCTCACAGTGACATGTGAAGGTTACTATGTAATGAGGGTCATGATAGATGGAGGGTCAGGGGTAGACATATGTCCTCTTTCAACGCTGCAAAGCTTGAAAGTTAACAGTGACAGAATTCGCCCCAGTAATATATTTATGCGAGCTTATGACGGCTCAAGGAGGGATACCATTGGTGAAATCAAGTTAAACATGACAATTGGGCCAGTAGTCTTTATGATTGTGTTCCAA GAAATCAGTGTTCATGGGGAAGATGATTCACCTATTTATAGAGATCCATCCGTCCCATACATTGAGGCAAAGGAAGGATGTGATTCTGTTGTTTACCAGTCTTTTGAGGTTGTAGGTGATAAATCAACATGA